A single genomic interval of Nostoc commune NIES-4072 harbors:
- a CDS encoding LemA family protein gives MFIYYLIILIVLLVTIFIVLYNSLIQKKNQVNNAFSTIDVILQKRSDLIPRLVTLAQIYMQFEQKTLIEISRLRSRATSKNLSDNSRVAVEDQISRMLKKIIVIVEAYPELKTNDHFIQLQYSLSEVEEQLSAARRFYNSAVTEYNNAVEMFPTNIIASCLKFQLKLQFQANSQARNNVSIQINHK, from the coding sequence ATGTTTATTTATTACCTAATTATCCTTATAGTTTTATTAGTAACTATTTTTATTGTTTTATATAATAGTTTAATACAGAAAAAGAATCAAGTTAATAATGCATTTTCTACTATTGATGTGATTCTGCAAAAAAGAAGCGATTTGATACCTAGACTTGTGACCTTAGCTCAAATATATATGCAATTTGAGCAAAAAACATTGATAGAAATTAGCAGACTCAGAAGTAGAGCAACTTCAAAAAACTTAAGCGACAATAGCCGAGTTGCTGTAGAAGACCAAATTTCGAGAATGTTAAAGAAAATTATAGTAATAGTTGAAGCATATCCCGAATTAAAAACAAACGACCATTTTATCCAATTACAATATTCTTTAAGTGAAGTAGAGGAACAACTTTCCGCCGCTAGAAGATTTTATAACTCTGCCGTAACTGAATATAATAATGCTGTAGAAATGTTTCCGACAAATATTATAGCTTCGTGCCTGAAATTTCAATTAAAATTGCAGTTTCAAGCTAATTCACAAGCAAGAAATAATGTAAGTATTCAAATAAACCATAAATAA